In Zingiber officinale cultivar Zhangliang chromosome 3B, Zo_v1.1, whole genome shotgun sequence, a single window of DNA contains:
- the LOC121968384 gene encoding DNA-3-methyladenine glycosylase 1-like, which produces MQAQRKFQIAHYGRIPAKIEELAGSIECPDIAMSASQEEKKCNFITLSSDPVYVAYHDEEWGVLVHDDRVLFELLVLTGAQVEMDWTTILKKRNEFRVAFAEFDAESVSKFTEKQMVSISVELKLDLGRVRGISLSTLK; this is translated from the exons ATGCAAGCCCAGAGGAAGTTTCAGATCGCCCACTACGGGAGGATTCCGGCCAAGATCGAGGAGTTGGCGGGTTCTATTGAGTGTCCCGACATTGCCATGAGCGCCTcccaagaagagaagaagtgCAACTTCATAACACTAAGTTCAG ATCCTGTGTATGTTGCTTATCATGATGAGGAATGGGGAGTTCTAGTTCATGATGACAG GGTGTTGTTTGAGTTGCTTGTTCTAACAGGAGCTCAAGTGGAGATGGACTGGACTACTATACTGAAGAAGAGGAATGAATTCAG GGTGGCATTTGCTGAATTTGATGCAGAGTCTGTCTCCAAGTTCACAGAGAAGCAGATGGTTTCCATCAGTGTGGAACTGAAGCTGGATTTAGGAAGAGTTAGAGGaatatcactatctactttgaaatag
- the LOC122054960 gene encoding 40S ribosomal protein S5-like: MAIQQQEVKLFNHWSFDDVEVSDMSLADYIAVTPPKHATYLPQTAGRYSAKRFRKAQCPIIERLTNSLMMHGRNNGKKLMAVYIIKHAMEIIHLLTDANPIQIVVDAIINRIAC, from the exons ATGGCGATCCAGCAACAGGAGGTTAAGCTCTTTAATCACTGGTCGTTCGACGATGTCGAG GTTAGTGACATGTCTCTTGCTGATTACATCGCTGTGACTCCTCCAAAACATGCTACATACCTTCCTCAAACTGCTGGAAGATATTCTGCTAAGAGGTTCCGCAAGGCTCAGTGCCCAATTATTGAAAGACTTACCAATTCTTTGATGATGCATGGCCGGAACAATGGAAAGAAGCTTATGGCTGTCTACATAATTAAACATGCTATGGAAATTATTCATTTGCTTACTGATGCAAATCCAATCCAAATTGTGGTTGATGCGATCATTAACAg GATTGCATGTTAA